One Vidua macroura isolate BioBank_ID:100142 chromosome 39, ASM2450914v1, whole genome shotgun sequence DNA window includes the following coding sequences:
- the LOC128821335 gene encoding interferon regulatory factor 9-like, giving the protein MAEGGPRRLRPWLLAQLQSGRFPGLQWDNADRTELRIPWAHGGRSGARDSPGAALCRAWAEYKGRVRPGDPPDPAGWKTRLRCALARSPEFRALPGRGRSDGPFPYRVYRVLPAREPKPPKAGQSQKEAGLSPSEPLPPTPPPESQEGAPDEEKPAVAPPPEVPLRIEVESAEPLPPARGDAALLLRLRRGPALAWQGALPPGDYLLSPPGRRGAPPPPLPRLLLPAGAGPGLLLSSAPRGLFLRVRPGDGPAPAAVRGPHAPHGPLQQGALLQPFDARRFREELELHRAGLGPLPQHRVTLELRSPETPGGEGLLLELEQAFAQRLLDTLGTPRDPPGTPLGQ; this is encoded by the exons ATGGCGGAGGGCGGCCCGCGGCGGCTGCGGCCGTGGCTGCTGGCGCAGCTGCAGAGCGGGCGCTTCCCGGGGCTGCAGTGGGACAACGCGGACCGGACGGAGCTGAGGATCCCCTGGGCCCACGGCGGGAGGAGCGGGGCCCGCGACAGCCCCGGGGCGGCGCTCTGCCGG GCGTGGGCGGAGTACAAGGGGCGGGTCCGGCCCGGGGACCCCCCCGACCCCGCGGGCTGGAAGACGCGGCTCCGCTGCGCCCTGGCCCGGAGCCCCGAGTTCCGGGCGctgccgggccggggccgctcgGACGGGCCTTTCCCCTACCGCGTGTACCGGGTGCTGCCCGCCCGCG AGCCCAAGCCCCCCAAGGCCGGGCAGAGCCAGAAGGAGGCGGGGCTGAGCCCCTCGGAGCCCCTCCCACCGACCCCGCCCCCCGAGAGCCAGGAGGGGGCCCCGGATGAGGAGAAGCCCG CCGTGGCTCCGCCCCCGGAAGTGCCGCTGCGCATCGAGGTGGAGAGTGCCGAGCCCCTCCCCCCCGCACGCG GAGACGCGGCGCTGCTGCTGCGGCTGCGCCGCGGCCCCGCTCTGGCCTGGCAGGGGGCGCTGCCCCCCGGCGATTACCTGCTGAGTCCTCCGGGCCGCCGgggggcgccgccgccgccactgCCGCGCCTGCTGCtcccggcgggggcggggccggggctgctgctcagcagcgCCCCCCGCGGGCTCTTCCTGCGCGTGCGCCCCGGCgacggccccgcccccgccgccgtGCGGGGCCCGCACGCGCCGCACGGGCCGCTCCAGCAGGGGGCGCTGCTGCAGCCGTTCGAcgccaggcgcttccgggagg agctggagctgcaccgGGCCGGGCTCGGGCCCCTCCCCCAGCACCGGGTGACGCTGGAGCTGCGATCCCCGGAGACCCCCGGGggggaggggctgctgctggag CTGGAACAGGCCTTCGCCCAGCGGCTCCTggacaccctggggaccccccgggacccccccgggacccccctgGGGCAATAA